In Kaistella faecalis, a genomic segment contains:
- a CDS encoding IS1/IS1595 family N-terminal zinc-binding domain-containing protein: MDNICPKCQQQNVVKSGIVKERQRFLCRDCNYYFTVKKLGKRIDDYYVTKALQLYLEGLSYREIERILGISHVTISSWIKKYNVKRPPHSEFHTTYKVFKQSELLEFIKQEENIKGSGLIITEFGDKYMMIKWERFKK, from the coding sequence ATGGATAATATTTGCCCAAAATGCCAGCAACAGAATGTTGTAAAAAGTGGTATTGTAAAGGAAAGGCAAAGATTTCTCTGCCGCGACTGCAATTATTATTTCACTGTTAAAAAGCTTGGCAAACGGATCGATGATTACTACGTTACAAAAGCTTTACAACTTTATCTCGAAGGGCTTTCTTACAGGGAAATAGAGAGAATTCTGGGTATTTCGCATGTTACGATAAGTTCCTGGATTAAAAAATACAATGTTAAAAGACCTCCACACTCTGAGTTCCACACAACCTACAAAGTATTCAAACAAAGTGAACTCTTAGAATTTATAAAGCAGGAAGAGAATATTAAGGGCTCTGGGCTTATCATTACTGAGTTTGGAGATAAATACATGATGATCAAATGGGAACGGTTTAAAAAATAA
- a CDS encoding aspartate carbamoyltransferase catalytic subunit — MLTTRDLTVEKINALLKTAAEFADGKTLKAATEIYVSNLFFEDSTRTKTSFDLAQRRLGLNVVPFDVTASSVNKGESLYDTVKTLESLGVNLAVIRHKQDRYYEELKNLNISVINGGDGSGNHPSQTLLDLMTIQQEFGKFKGLKIGIVGDVKHSRVANSNAEALRKLGAKVYFSGPEKWFDEGTIINGTYLSIDDLVREVDVLMLLRIQHERHGEKMKISLESYHKKFGLTKEREKVMKKGAIIMHPAPINRGVEIDSDLVECERSRIFKQMKNGVFARMAILKDALESKGFKFK; from the coding sequence ATGCTTACAACCAGAGACTTAACTGTAGAAAAAATTAATGCTCTACTTAAAACTGCGGCGGAATTTGCAGACGGAAAAACCTTAAAAGCGGCAACTGAAATATATGTTTCAAATCTGTTTTTCGAAGACAGTACAAGAACGAAAACAAGTTTCGATCTCGCACAGCGAAGGCTGGGATTAAATGTTGTGCCTTTTGATGTTACAGCAAGCTCAGTAAATAAGGGCGAGTCTTTATATGATACCGTAAAAACCCTTGAAAGTTTAGGGGTAAATCTTGCCGTAATCCGACACAAACAGGACAGGTACTATGAAGAGCTAAAGAATTTAAATATTTCTGTGATTAATGGAGGCGATGGCAGCGGAAATCATCCTTCTCAAACGCTTTTGGACTTAATGACCATTCAGCAGGAATTTGGCAAGTTCAAGGGACTGAAGATTGGGATTGTAGGCGATGTAAAACACAGCAGGGTAGCCAATTCAAATGCGGAGGCGCTTCGTAAATTGGGAGCAAAAGTATATTTCTCCGGACCTGAAAAATGGTTTGATGAAGGTACAATTATTAACGGTACTTACCTCTCTATTGATGATTTGGTGAGGGAAGTTGATGTATTGATGCTTCTGCGGATTCAGCATGAAAGACATGGCGAGAAAATGAAAATTTCTCTGGAAAGCTATCACAAAAAATTCGGACTTACTAAAGAGCGGGAGAAAGTAATGAAAAAGGGTGCAATTATAATGCATCCGGCGCCGATTAACCGAGGCGTGGAAATCGATAGCGATCTCGTAGAGTGTGAACGCTCCAGAATTTTCAAACAGATGAAAAACGGCGTTTTCGCAAGAATGGCCATTTTGAAAGATGCTCTGGAATCGAAAGGATTTAAATTTAAATAA
- the carA gene encoding glutamine-hydrolyzing carbamoyl-phosphate synthase small subunit, translated as MKKKLILESGEVFHGEGFGANLDTDGEVVFNTGMTGYQELISDPSYCGQIVCMTYPLIGNYGINRDDYESLEPAIKGLIVKELCDFPSNFRNQLTLDEFFQKKKLSGISGIDTRRLTRVLRSKGVVKGKIVDENADENSVIETLKSTDFPINQVEMVSTKTAYANPGRGLNVVLVDFGSKLGILRELAQRDCDVKVVSQNVTAEEILLMNPDGIMLSNGPGDPEDVKGASELINGLLGKVPIFGICLGHQLIGLACGAKTFKLKFGHRGGNHPVLDLKKNKVAITSQNHGYAVDQESLKNTDLEETHIALNDRTNEGLRHKIHPCFSVQYHPEASPGPEDANYLFDDFVELMQEFKAK; from the coding sequence ATGAAAAAGAAATTAATATTAGAATCCGGTGAAGTTTTCCACGGTGAAGGTTTCGGAGCCAATCTGGATACCGATGGGGAAGTGGTTTTCAACACCGGAATGACAGGATATCAGGAACTTATTTCCGACCCGTCCTATTGTGGGCAGATTGTCTGTATGACCTATCCGCTCATCGGAAATTACGGAATTAACCGGGATGATTACGAAAGCCTCGAACCCGCGATTAAAGGTTTAATTGTAAAAGAGCTTTGCGATTTTCCGTCGAATTTTCGGAATCAGCTTACGCTTGACGAGTTTTTTCAGAAAAAGAAATTGTCCGGAATTTCCGGAATTGATACCAGAAGGCTGACCAGAGTTTTACGGAGCAAAGGCGTGGTAAAAGGCAAAATCGTCGATGAAAATGCTGACGAAAATTCAGTAATTGAAACGCTTAAATCCACAGATTTTCCAATAAATCAGGTGGAAATGGTTTCCACAAAAACCGCATACGCAAATCCAGGAAGAGGTTTGAATGTGGTCTTGGTAGATTTCGGTTCGAAACTCGGTATTCTGCGTGAACTTGCACAAAGAGACTGCGACGTAAAAGTTGTTTCCCAAAATGTTACTGCTGAGGAAATTTTGCTCATGAATCCCGACGGAATCATGCTTTCCAACGGACCCGGCGATCCGGAAGATGTGAAAGGTGCTTCGGAACTGATCAATGGTTTGCTCGGAAAAGTTCCGATTTTTGGAATCTGTCTGGGTCATCAGCTGATTGGTTTGGCATGTGGCGCAAAAACATTTAAACTTAAATTCGGTCACCGTGGCGGGAACCATCCGGTTTTGGATTTAAAGAAAAACAAAGTCGCCATTACTTCCCAGAATCATGGTTACGCGGTAGATCAGGAGTCACTGAAAAATACAGATCTGGAAGAAACGCATATTGCACTTAATGACAGAACCAACGAAGGTTTGAGACACAAAATTCATCCGTGTTTTTCCGTACAGTATCACCCGGAAGCAAGTCCAGGTCCTGAAGATGCCAATTATCTTTTTGATGATTTTGTTGAATTGATGCAGGAGTTTAAAGCCAAATAA
- the carB gene encoding carbamoyl-phosphate synthase large subunit: MKRNDIKTILVIGSGPIIIGQAAEFDYAGTQACLALREEGYKVILINSNPATIMTDVEIADKVYIEPISLQFVSHIIRKERPDALLPTLGGQTGLNMAVELQNSGILEECKVEVLGTKLSAINQAEDRDLFRELMRELNEPVPDSDIVNTVQGALEFAHNIGYPVIVRPAFTMGGTGGGIANNDDELKEIASFGLKYSPVTQCLIEKSIAGFKEIEYEVMRDKNDNAIVVCNMENIDAVGVHTGDSIVVAPSQTLSDREYQMLRNSSLKIIRALGIEGGCNVQLALDPHSFQYYIIEVNPRVSRSSALASKATGYPIAKIAAKIAVGLTLDEIMNPVTGKTYACFEPALDYVVTKFPRFPFDKFETADRRLSTQMKATGEVMAIGRNFEESLQKAIRSLETGLRHIGLKTKQAEALTDEEIERRIRVCDDERLFIIGDALRRGYDWEKIVEWSKIDKFFIWKIKKLIDFEKVIAENKFDKEILLQAKKLGFADLHIAHLWDSDQKTIFDFRKNNAVMPVYKMVDTCAAEFESETPYFYGTYEEENESIPSDREKIIVLGSGPIRIGQGVEFDYATVHSVWAIKELGYEAIIINNNPETVSTDFSISDKLYFEPLTEEDVMNIIELEKPKGVVVQFGGQTAINLADKLAAHGVQILGTSLEDLDRAENRNKFEAALQEMGIPQPLGKTCFTKEEALVIANEIGFPVLVRPSYVLGGRAMEIVYDEKDLSHYMTNAVKESSEHPILIDRYLTGKEVEVDAISDGETVVIPGIMEHIERAGVHSGDSIAVYPPQNISEEQIATLVDYTERLAKGLNVIGLMNIQYVLSEGNVYVIEVNPRSSRTVPFLSKITEIPMANLATKVILGKKLKDLGYKSGLAPNKEGIFVKVPVFSFSKLAKVDISLGPEMKSTGEVMGKDTTLEKALYKGLIGSGRKMPLHGAILFTVADKHKEEACEVARRFQEIGFKIWATEGTAKFFEENGVRTKIGYKIEENPEINLIDLIQTGKVQYIVNTMTKGKQSERDGFQIRRTSVENGVPCLTSMDTVEAILKVIESMSFKMEKM, encoded by the coding sequence ATGAAAAGAAACGACATAAAAACAATCCTCGTTATCGGTTCCGGTCCCATTATTATCGGACAGGCAGCTGAATTTGATTATGCAGGAACACAGGCTTGTCTGGCGCTTAGAGAAGAAGGTTATAAGGTGATTCTGATTAATTCTAATCCTGCCACCATTATGACCGATGTCGAAATTGCCGACAAAGTTTATATTGAACCTATTTCACTTCAGTTCGTAAGTCATATCATCCGAAAGGAACGTCCGGATGCACTTTTGCCTACTTTAGGCGGACAGACCGGCCTGAATATGGCGGTAGAACTGCAGAACTCCGGGATTTTGGAAGAATGTAAAGTGGAAGTGTTGGGTACCAAACTTTCCGCCATCAATCAGGCTGAAGACCGCGATTTGTTCCGTGAACTGATGAGGGAGCTCAATGAACCTGTTCCGGATTCTGATATTGTAAATACCGTTCAGGGAGCTTTGGAATTTGCCCATAATATTGGTTATCCTGTTATCGTGCGTCCGGCTTTTACAATGGGAGGAACAGGTGGCGGAATTGCAAACAACGACGATGAACTGAAGGAAATCGCAAGTTTTGGTCTGAAATATTCACCAGTTACTCAATGTCTGATCGAAAAATCAATCGCCGGTTTCAAAGAAATCGAGTACGAGGTAATGCGCGACAAAAACGACAACGCGATCGTCGTTTGTAACATGGAAAACATTGATGCGGTCGGAGTTCATACCGGAGATTCCATTGTGGTGGCGCCTTCGCAGACTTTATCAGACCGGGAATATCAGATGCTGCGAAATTCTTCTTTAAAGATTATCCGTGCATTAGGAATTGAAGGGGGTTGTAACGTACAGCTGGCTTTGGATCCGCATTCTTTTCAATATTACATCATTGAGGTTAATCCGCGGGTTTCGCGTTCTTCAGCTTTAGCGAGTAAGGCAACTGGATATCCGATTGCTAAAATTGCAGCAAAAATCGCGGTAGGTTTAACGCTGGATGAAATCATGAATCCGGTGACAGGTAAGACTTACGCTTGTTTCGAGCCGGCTTTGGATTATGTCGTAACTAAGTTTCCGAGGTTCCCGTTTGATAAATTCGAAACTGCAGACCGCCGACTTTCCACACAAATGAAAGCGACCGGAGAAGTAATGGCCATCGGAAGAAATTTCGAAGAATCTTTACAGAAAGCCATACGTTCGCTGGAAACTGGACTAAGACATATCGGATTAAAAACCAAACAGGCAGAAGCGTTAACCGACGAAGAAATTGAAAGAAGAATCCGCGTTTGTGATGACGAGAGACTTTTCATCATTGGTGATGCGCTTAGAAGAGGTTACGACTGGGAAAAAATAGTGGAGTGGAGCAAAATTGATAAATTTTTCATCTGGAAAATCAAGAAACTCATTGATTTTGAAAAAGTAATTGCTGAAAATAAATTCGATAAAGAAATATTATTGCAGGCTAAAAAACTTGGTTTTGCAGATCTGCATATCGCACATCTTTGGGACTCAGATCAGAAAACCATCTTTGATTTTAGAAAAAACAACGCAGTAATGCCGGTGTACAAGATGGTTGATACCTGCGCTGCAGAGTTCGAAAGCGAAACACCATATTTTTACGGAACCTACGAAGAAGAAAATGAAAGTATCCCATCCGACCGTGAAAAAATAATCGTTCTCGGTTCCGGCCCAATCAGAATTGGACAAGGAGTTGAATTTGATTATGCGACCGTTCACTCGGTTTGGGCGATTAAAGAGCTCGGCTACGAAGCCATTATCATTAATAATAATCCGGAAACGGTTTCCACCGATTTCTCGATTTCTGATAAACTTTATTTCGAACCTTTGACGGAAGAAGATGTAATGAACATCATTGAACTTGAAAAACCAAAAGGTGTTGTGGTGCAGTTTGGCGGACAGACTGCAATTAATTTAGCTGATAAATTAGCTGCACACGGAGTTCAGATTCTTGGGACTTCCCTGGAAGATTTAGACCGCGCTGAAAACCGGAATAAATTTGAAGCCGCACTTCAGGAAATGGGAATTCCACAGCCTTTGGGAAAAACCTGCTTTACCAAAGAAGAAGCTTTGGTCATTGCGAACGAAATTGGTTTCCCGGTGTTGGTTCGTCCGAGTTACGTTTTGGGCGGAAGAGCAATGGAGATCGTTTACGACGAAAAAGATCTCAGCCATTACATGACGAATGCGGTGAAGGAAAGTTCGGAACATCCTATTTTGATCGACCGTTATTTAACCGGAAAAGAGGTTGAAGTTGATGCGATTTCTGATGGTGAAACCGTCGTGATTCCTGGAATTATGGAGCACATTGAAAGAGCCGGAGTTCACTCTGGAGATTCCATAGCGGTTTATCCTCCCCAGAATATTTCTGAAGAACAGATTGCAACACTAGTTGATTATACCGAAAGACTGGCGAAAGGCTTGAATGTGATTGGTTTAATGAATATTCAGTATGTCCTTTCTGAAGGAAATGTCTACGTAATCGAAGTAAATCCAAGATCGAGCAGAACAGTACCTTTCCTTTCTAAAATTACCGAAATACCGATGGCAAATCTTGCAACTAAAGTAATTCTCGGAAAAAAATTAAAAGACTTAGGTTACAAAAGCGGCTTGGCTCCGAATAAAGAAGGAATTTTCGTAAAAGTTCCGGTATTCTCCTTTTCAAAATTAGCCAAAGTAGATATTTCTCTCGGACCTGAAATGAAATCCACAGGAGAAGTGATGGGGAAAGACACCACTTTGGAAAAAGCCCTGTATAAAGGTTTGATTGGCTCAGGACGAAAAATGCCGCTCCACGGTGCGATACTTTTCACCGTTGCGGATAAACATAAAGAAGAAGCCTGTGAAGTGGCGAGACGTTTTCAGGAAATTGGTTTTAAGATCTGGGCAACCGAGGGAACGGCAAAGTTCTTCGAAGAAAATGGAGTTCGAACAAAAATCGGATATAAAATCGAAGAAAATCCTGAAATTAACTTGATTGATCTTATCCAGACCGGAAAAGTACAGTACATCGTAAACACGATGACTAAAGGAAAACAGTCCGAAAGAGACGGTTTCCAGATCCGCAGAACTTCTGTGGAAAATGGTGTTCCGTGTCTGACTTCGATGGATACGGTAGAAGCAATTTTGAAAGTCATTGAAAGCATGAGTTTTAAGATGGAGAAGATGTAA